The sequence CCCATGAACAGCGTCTTCCCGCTATCCTCCACCTTGATCCACACGTCCTGCGTCGCCCCGATCACCACCGGGCCGCCGATGGCGGGCGCGGCCGGGGCCGGAGCGGCCGGCTGAGGCGCAGGTGTAGTGGCGGCGACGGGCGGAGTGGCCGGCCGGTCGCTCGACGTTGCGGCAAGCTCGGTCGGCGCCTCGGACTGCGATCCGCGCCAGTAGAGATAGCCGAGCCCGGCCACGATCGCGATCAGCAGCACGACCAGCGCGAGCCCGGCGGGCGGCGTCCGGTGCGGATCGGCCGGCTCGTAGGTCATCACGTTCTGGCGCACCACCGTCGCGCCGCCCATCTCCTCGCGGAAATCCTGCGACAGGCGCTGCCCGTCCAGCCCGAGCAGTCGGGCGTAGCTCTTGACGAAACCGGCGCTGTAGGTCGCGGCGGGAAGCCCCGAATAATCGCCCTCCTCGATCGCGGCGAGATGGCGGATCGGAATGCGCGTGCGCTGGGCGACATCGGTCAGCTCCAGCCCTTCAGCTTCGCGTGCCGCTCGCAGTCGATCTCCCACGCGTTCGTCGAATGCGCCCGCCTCGCCCTGATCGCTCACTTAACCTCCGGCCGCGGTATGCTGACTAATCTGAATCAGGGAAGGCATAGTCAAACG is a genomic window of Sphingomonas nostoxanthinifaciens containing:
- a CDS encoding helix-turn-helix domain-containing protein, with the protein product MSDQGEAGAFDERVGDRLRAAREAEGLELTDVAQRTRIPIRHLAAIEEGDYSGLPAATYSAGFVKSYARLLGLDGQRLSQDFREEMGGATVVRQNVMTYEPADPHRTPPAGLALVVLLIAIVAGLGYLYWRGSQSEAPTELAATSSDRPATPPVAATTPAPQPAAPAPAAPAIGGPVVIGATQDVWIKVEDSGKTLFMGLLKTSDHFEVPATAVAPMLTTGRPGVTTITVGATPIPPVGDPDRAAKNVSLKADALLARVATPAPATQPPADAPTPVDNGAN